A single window of Lutzomyia longipalpis isolate SR_M1_2022 chromosome 1, ASM2433408v1 DNA harbors:
- the LOC129797778 gene encoding general odorant-binding protein 83a-like gives MKFLLITAIIVQIVFQFGMSDKVVPRRDEHYPPPELLRALRPIHDICVEKTGVTEEAIKEFSDGEIHEDEKLKCYMNCVFHEAEVVNDNGEVHLEKLHDKLPASMHDIALHMGKRCLYPEGETLCDKAFWLNKCWKTSDPKHYFLI, from the exons ATGAAATTCCTTCTAATCACTGCAATTATTGTGCAGATTGTATTTCAATTTGGAATGTCAGACAAAGTCGTTCCACGACGGGATGAGCAT TACCCACCCCCGGAGTTGTTGAGAGCTTTGAGGCCAATTCACGATATTTGTGTGGAGAAAACGGGCGTCACAGAAG AAGCAATCAAGGAATTCAGCGATGGAGAAATTcatgaagatgaaaaattgaaatgttacATGAATTGTGTCTTCCACGAGGCTGAGGTTGTCAACGACAACGGTGAAGTCCATCTTGAGAAGCTTCATGATAAGCTTCCAGCATCAATGCACGATATTGCCCTTCACATGGGCAAGAGGTGCCTCTACCCCGAAGGCGAGACTCTGTGCGATAAGGCATTCTGGCTCAACAAG tgCTGGAAAACTTCCGACCCAAAA CATTACTTCTTGATTtag
- the LOC129797780 gene encoding pheromone-binding protein-related protein 6-like — translation MMMIRFAVFLSALVCSVLSVELRRDETYPPPELLRAIKIAHDVCVPQTGVLEEHIKEFSDGEAIEDAALKCYMNCLFHEFEVVDDTGHVHFEKLYNRIPESMKERAKVTMDKCLDPVGADLCEKAYWLHKCWKTNDPSHYFLA, via the exons atgatgatgataagGTTTGCAGTATTCTTAAGTGCTCTAGTTTGTAGTGTTCTAAGTGTTGAATTGCGTCGAGATGAGACG TACCCACCACCGGAGCTTCTGCGAGCCATTAAAATCGCACACGATGTCTGCGTACCCCAAACTGGTGTTCTCGAAG AGCATATTAAGGAATTCAGCGATGGAGAGGCCATTGAGGATGCTGCCTTGAAATGCTACATGAATTGCCTCTTTCATGAATTTGAAGTTGTCGATGACACTGGCCATGTTCACTTCGAGAAGCTCTACAATCGTATTCCGGAGTCCATGAAGGAGAGAGCCAAAGTCACAATGGACAAGTGCTTGGACCCTGTTGGTGCCGATTTATGCGAGAAGGCCTATTGGTTACACAAGTGCTGGAAAACTAATGACCCATCG CACTACTTCCTTGCATAA